One genomic segment of Hordeum vulgare subsp. vulgare chromosome 2H, MorexV3_pseudomolecules_assembly, whole genome shotgun sequence includes these proteins:
- the LOC123429647 gene encoding probable calcium-binding protein CML46, translating to MADAIAPRPVLPRALSFREPLLLIPYFLGFLGTVASALFYNYASFLRSFARSIVVPSPAAACAKCTYATSSVPCCEDADADAEEMRKEEVEAIMARIGLGVTGAGEGLRASMGHNEVSRLFDAEEPSFAEVRRAFAVFDGDADGFIGAADLQGALTRLGLPDVDSAACEATISSSCGSTDGRMNLFQFVRFLEDGLQESGWMDCATN from the coding sequence ATGGCAGACGCGATTGCGCCGCGACCGGTCCTCCCCCGCGCGCTCTCGTTCCGAGAGCCGCTGCTGCTCATCCCCTACTTCCTCGGCTTCCTCGGCACCGTCGCCTCCGCCTTATTCTACAACTATGCTTCCTTCCTTCGGTCCTTCGCCAGGTCGATCGTCGTCCCCTCGCCGGCCGCGGCTTGCGCCAAGTGCACGTACGCAACATCTTCAGTACCGTGCTGCGaggacgccgacgccgacgccgaggagatgaggaaggaggaggtggaggccatCATGGCTAGAATCGGGCTGGGAGTGACCGGTGCCGGCGAGGGGCTGAGGGCCAGCATGGGCCACAACGAGGTGTCCCGGCTGTTCGACGCCGAGGAGCCGAGCTTCGCGGAGGTGCGGCGCGCGTTCGCCGTGTTCGACGGCGATGCGGACGGGTTCATCGGCGCCGCGGACCTGCAGGGCGCCCTGACCAGGCTCGGGCTCCCGGATGTCGACTCCGCCGCGTGCGAGGCGACGATCTCGTCGAGCTGCGGGTCCACGGACGGCAGGATGAACCTGTTCCAGTTCGTCAGGTTCCTCGAGGACGGCCTCCAAGAGTCTGGGTGGATGGATTGTGCAACAAATTAA